Below is a genomic region from Mycolicibacter hiberniae.
ATCTGCCACCTGCCGGACGACGGCGGGCTCGACGAGGCACTGGAGAAGCTGTCCGACCCGAAGCTCGCACTGGACGCGATCATCGTCGAGGCCAGCGGGGTGGCCGAGCCGGGGGCGGTTTCGCGCGTGATCCGCTTCAGCGGGGTGGAACGCATCCGCCACGGCGGCGTTGTCGATGTCGTGGACGCCGTGGAACACTTCGCGACCGTCGACACGGGCTCGGTACCGCCCCCGCGTTACGGCGCGGCCTCCCTGGTGGTGGTCAACAAACTGGATCGGGTCGCCGAGGACGCGCGTGCCGAGACCCTTCGCCGGGTGCAGGACCGGGTGCGCGAACTCAACCCCGACGCCCACGTGGTGGGCGCGGTGGCAGGTCGGGTGGATCCGCGCTTGCTGTTCGACGCAGACGACGGCGGTGAGTCCGGGCAGATGTCGTTTCGGGAGCTGCTCCTCGACGAGCCTGCCGAGGAGCACCACGACCACGTGCACGCGTCGTCGGTCACCGTCGTCGGCACCGCAGCGGTCGATCCCGGCCCGCTCATCGACCTGCTCGAACAGCCGCCGCAAGGCGTCTACCGGATGAAGGGCACCGTCGCGATCGGCAAGCGCCACTACCTGGTCAACGTCGTCGGCACATCCGTGCACGTCGCGACCGCCCCCGCGGGAGCGGGCGGCAGCCACCTCGTCGCGATCGGCACAGGTCTGGACACCGAGGACGTTCGCGCACGGCTGGAAGTGGCCCTGCGCCCGGCGCCGGAGAAGGTGGCCGCCGCCGGCATGCGACGGTTACAGCGGCTGCGGCAGTACAGCATTTAGGCGCCGGAGTGTGATCGGACCGGTGGCTCCTAGGGCTGAGACTGCAGGAACGCCAGCAGGTCCGCGTTGATGATGTCGGCGTGTGTGGTTGGCATGCCATGGGGAAAGGCGCTGTAGGACTTCAGCGTTCCGTTCTTGAGCAGCGCGGCGGACTTCGGACCGGAGGCGATGTACGGCACGATCTGGTCGTCCCTGCTGTGCATCACCAGCGTCGGAATGGTGATCTTCTTGAGGTCCTCAGTGAAGTCGGTCTGGGAGAAAACGACGATCCCGTCGTAGTGCGACAGCGCGTCGCCCATCATCCCTTGGCGCCACCAATTGTCGATGATGGCCGCCGACGCCGGAACACCCGGTTTGTCGAAGTTGTAGAACGGGCCCGCGGGCAGCGCCCGGTAGAACTCCGATCGGTTGGCTGCGAGTTGGGCCTGCAGACCGTCGAACACCGACTTCGGGAGACCGTCGGGATTGGCGTCGGTCTGCACCATCAATGGCGGTACGGCCGAGATCAACGCGGCCTTCGCGGCTCGGTCTTCGCCGTGGCGCCCCAGATACCGGACCACCTCGCCGCCACCTGTCGAATGCCCCACATGGATGGCGTCACGCAGGTCGAGGTGCTCGACTACCGCGAGCAAGTCGTCGGCGTAGTGGTCCGCGTCGTGGCCGTCGGGGGTCTGCGTCGAGCGCCCGTGGCCGCGCCGGTCGTGGGCTACGACGCGATACCCCTGTTGCAGGAAGAACAACATCTGGTTGTCCCAGTCGTCAGAACACAGCGGCCAGCCGTGGCTGAAAACGATCGGCTGACCCGAACCCCAGTCCTTGTAGAAGATCTCCACTCCGTCAACGGTGGTGAGTGTGGGCATGTCGA
It encodes:
- a CDS encoding CobW family GTP-binding protein → MADRNTPAIPVIALTGYLGAGKTTLLNHVLRAPGARIGVVINDFGELNVDAGLVTGQVDEPVSIAGGCICHLPDDGGLDEALEKLSDPKLALDAIIVEASGVAEPGAVSRVIRFSGVERIRHGGVVDVVDAVEHFATVDTGSVPPPRYGAASLVVVNKLDRVAEDARAETLRRVQDRVRELNPDAHVVGAVAGRVDPRLLFDADDGGESGQMSFRELLLDEPAEEHHDHVHASSVTVVGTAAVDPGPLIDLLEQPPQGVYRMKGTVAIGKRHYLVNVVGTSVHVATAPAGAGGSHLVAIGTGLDTEDVRARLEVALRPAPEKVAAAGMRRLQRLRQYSI
- a CDS encoding alpha/beta fold hydrolase yields the protein MPTLTTVDGVEIFYKDWGSGQPIVFSHGWPLCSDDWDNQMLFFLQQGYRVVAHDRRGHGRSTQTPDGHDADHYADDLLAVVEHLDLRDAIHVGHSTGGGEVVRYLGRHGEDRAAKAALISAVPPLMVQTDANPDGLPKSVFDGLQAQLAANRSEFYRALPAGPFYNFDKPGVPASAAIIDNWWRQGMMGDALSHYDGIVVFSQTDFTEDLKKITIPTLVMHSRDDQIVPYIASGPKSAALLKNGTLKSYSAFPHGMPTTHADIINADLLAFLQSQP